In a genomic window of Echeneis naucrates chromosome 4, fEcheNa1.1, whole genome shotgun sequence:
- the r3hdm4 gene encoding R3H domain-containing protein 4, translated as MVVLTDSSDEQDLILIEERKCISLPSSPAKRVSPTKKKQFFINKAIRNSDLIPRAKGKKSLRRQENTRYLANLAEKDECSKDDLEVCSNPAIPSIFTEACTNGNYIEPWSDFMNCSGEEQERLLSELEQEEAKRKTSSQLPRDLRNVDPAFSAQDCFQRIDRRLRATLRRRQIPMGILEALEKNLLSFFNTQPRSVYTTNLSSSFERLLLHAICQYMDLVSASTSSNGSRQTEVINKQEEFLPPTLLLSAYLEQMSSDRQQDQLLCCRQVEMM; from the exons ATGGTGGTTCTGACCGACAGCAGCGACGAGCAGGATTTAAT CCTGATAGAGGAACGTAAATGCATCTCACTGCCCAGCTCTCCTGCCAAGCGAGTGTCTCCCACCAAAAAGAAGCAATTCTTCATCAACAAAGCCATCCGCAACTCCGACCTCATCCCCCGAGCCAAAGGCAAGAAGAGTCTGCGTCGGCAGGAGAACA cTCGGTATCTTGCTAACCTTGCTGAGAAGGACGAGTGCTCCAAAGATGATCTGGAGGTATGCAGTAACCCGGCCATCCCGTCCATCTTCACCGAGGCCTGCACCAACGGTAACTACATCGAG CCCTGGAGTGACTTCATGAACTGCTCcggggaggagcaggagaggctgCTGTCTGAGCTGGAACAGGAGGAGGCCAAGAGGAAGACCTCCAGCCAGCTCCCCAGAGACCTGAGGAATG TTGATCCTGCCTTCAGTGCTCAGGACTGTTTCCAGAGAATCGACCGGCGGCTCAGAGCCACTCTGAGGAGGAGGCAGATCCCCATG GGAATTCTCGAAGCGCTGGAGAAAAATCTACTGAGCTTCTTCAACACACAGCCTCGTTCAGTTTACACAACCAACCTCAGCAGCAG TTTTGAGCGTCTGCTGCTTCATGCCATCTGCCAGTacatggacctggtctctgcAA GCACCAGCTCCAACGGTTCACGTCAAACTGAGGtgataaacaaacaggaagagttTCTGCCTCCTACCCTCCTGCTGTCTGCCTACCTGGAGCAGATGAGCTCGGACCGGCAGCAGGACCAGTTGCTATGCTGCAGGCAGGTGGAGATGATGTAG